A stretch of the Gossypium hirsutum isolate 1008001.06 chromosome D07, Gossypium_hirsutum_v2.1, whole genome shotgun sequence genome encodes the following:
- the LOC107956574 gene encoding transcription factor MYB82, producing the protein MENRKEKKSQSKRGLWKPEEDLILKNYVETYGEGNWATVSKRSGLMRGGKSCRLRWKNYLRPNIKRGGMSKEEEDLIIRMHKLLGNRWSLIAGRLPGRTDNEVKNYWNTHLNKKSLLGRKRKTIDSNNQHNDNMEDNHIENQDSKKPRQAHDSDHHPIFNTTDGFDLDGNKQEKDDESAAAWMERVVRFFNYEYDLDYEMVGTPLMMHPDYSNFVFDEEPFTSYTDPFVLFEAFGTADCDVGLGIQSFLP; encoded by the exons ATGGAAAACCGCAAGGAAAAGAAGTCACAGTCCAAAAGAGGTTTATGGAAACCAGAAGAagacttgattttgaaaaattatgttgagACTTATGGTGAAGGCAATTGGGCTACCGTATCTAAACGatcag GATTGATGAGAGGAGGGAAAAGTTGTAGACTTAGATGGAAGAATTACCTGAGACCAAATATCAAACGAGGTGGAATGTCCAAGGAGGAAGAAGACCTTATTATCCGAATGCACAAGCTTCTTGGTAACCG ATGGTCTTTAATTGCTGGTAGACTTCCTGGTCGCACTGACAACGAGGTGAAGAACTATTGGAATACCCATTTGAACAAGAAAAGCCTtttaggaagaaaaagaaaaactattgACTCAAACAACCAACATAATGACAATATGGAGGACAATCATATAGAGAATCAGGATAGCAAGAAACCAAGGCAAGCACATGATTCTGATCATCACCCCATTTTCAACACAACTGATGGGTTTGATTTGGATGGAAACAAACAAGAGAAGGACGATGAGAGCGCCGCCGCATGGATGGAACGTGTGGTTCGGTTTTTCAATTATGAGTACGATTTGGATTACGAGATGGTAGGAACTCCATTGATGATGCATCCTGATTACTCAAATTTTGTGTTCGATGAAGAACCTTTCACATCCTACACGGACCCATTTGTTCTGTTTGAAGCATTTGGGACGGCAGATTGCGATGTGGGACTGGGAATCCAATCATTCTTGCCTTAG